The following proteins are encoded in a genomic region of Alnus glutinosa chromosome 8, dhAlnGlut1.1, whole genome shotgun sequence:
- the LOC133874905 gene encoding probable tetraacyldisaccharide 4'-kinase, mitochondrial: protein MEKLRVLVNEIAYSRDHTKLSNLQRSLIPVLSFASSLYRLALSFRHCFYHFGLFRKHRLPVPVISVGNLTWGGNGKTPMVEFIARWLSDSGISPLILTRGYAGGDEARMLERHLFGTPAKIGVGANRAAIAACCFERYGYIDPRSSCDHKLCLDKNVESQLNSEKIGAVILDDGMQHWSLQRDLEIVMVNGLMLWGNRQLLPLGPLREPLTALRRADVAVIHHSDLVSEQNLKDVELMMRDVKESLPIFYTRMTPSHFFEVANINSELPLEALSDAIILCVSAIGSANAFVNAMEKIGASYVDRLDFSDHHVFQATDVEMIIRRLGELEEKFGSQPVIVVTEKDYDRDSEILKRLHPFKVLALCSVLQILSHKGCTENGFRKLLEELLRVNLAGPNKS, encoded by the exons ATGGAGAAACTGCGAGTGCTGGTGAACGAGATAGCCTACAGTCGGGACCACACAAAGCTCTCTAATCTGCAACGCTCTCTCATCCCAGTCCTCTCATTCGCCTCCTCTCTCTACAGACTCGCTCTCTCCTTCCGCCACTGTTTCTACCACTTCGGCCTCTTTCGCAAGCACCG GTTGCCAGTGCCGGTGATCAGTGTGGGGAATTTGACGTGGGGAGGCAATGGGAAGACACCAATGGTGGAGTTCATTGCTCGCTGGTTATCTGACTCTGGAATTTCACCTCTCATTCTCACTAGG GGTTATGCTGGCGGGGATGAAGCTAGAATGCTTGAAAGGCATCTATTTGGGACACCTGCAAAGATTGGTGTGGGCGCAAACCGGGCAGCTATTGCTGCTTGTTGTTTTGAAAGATATGGTTACATTGATCCTCGTAGTAGTTGTGATCATAAACTTTGCCTTGACAAGAATGTGGAAAGTCAGCTAAATTCAGAAAAAATTGGTGCTGTAATTTTAGATGATGGAATGCAG CACTGGAGCTTGCAGCGTGATCTAGAGATCGTAATGGTCAATGGTTTAATGCTGTGGGGCAACCGTCAATTACTCCCACTTGGACCTTTAAGGGAGCCTTTGACTGCACTCAGACGGGCGGATGTTGCCGTCATCCATCATTCAGACTTG GTTTCAGAACAAAATCTCAAAGATGTAGAGCTTATGATGCGAGACGTTAAAGAATCTCTTCCTATTTTCTACACTAGAATGACTCCCTCACACTTTTTTGAAGTGGCAAATATTAATTCTGAACTACCCCTGGAAGCTTTGAGTGATGCCATCATATTATGTGTGTCTGCCATTGGTTCTGCAAATGCTTTTGTGAATGCGATGGAGAAG ATAGGAGCATCTTATGTTGATCGACTTGACTTCAGTGACCATCATGTATTTCAAGCCACG GATGTTGAAATGATCATAAGGAGACTCGGAGAACTTGAGGAAAAGTTTGGTTCCCAGCCAGTTATTGTAGTAACAGAGAAG GATTATGATCGAGACTCAGAGATTCTTAAGCGCTTGCATCCTTTCAAAGTTTTGGCACTCTGTTCTGTATtgcaaattttatctcacaaaggaTGCACGGAGAATGGGTTCAGGAAGTTGTTGGAGGAGCTGTTAAGGGTAAACTTAGCCGGTCCAAACAAGAGTTAA